In Methylotenera sp. L2L1, the following proteins share a genomic window:
- the folC gene encoding bifunctional tetrahydrofolate synthase/dihydrofolate synthase, which yields MFNSLTPKALPKDLLAWLRYIEQLHPNAIEMGLDRIKTVANRLGLKPAFKIVTVAGTNGKGSTCTMLSQIYQHAGYRVGCYTSPHILRYNERVNVDGQEVSDASLCAAFAAVEEARQGGSDNGDAISLTYFEIGTLAAVWHFVQAKVDVAILEIGLGGRLDAVNAFEPDCTIVTNVDLDHQDILGHTRELIGFEKAGVYRPFIPAICGDIDPPETLIAYAKQVKADLKCIHHEFGYELDDASWYYLSNQQRMYPLPIPALKGQYQLSNAACAVTAINALQSVLPVSVDAIAKAIQEIKLVGRFYTDSRFPWLILDVAHNPHAAVALADNLKTLKSSHIPVKNNAECQMQVTSVFSMLADKDIKGVIEALKDEISAWYVAPIEHVRGASVSALVNAISEVIPNASVKVFDNLGDAYYQAYIDRESCIEQHENDKIVAFGSFFTVSGVMQYLNEHVNTSLRKQ from the coding sequence ATGTTTAATAGTTTGACACCGAAAGCTTTACCTAAAGATTTGTTAGCTTGGTTAAGGTACATTGAGCAGTTGCATCCCAATGCCATTGAAATGGGTTTGGATCGCATCAAGACTGTCGCTAATCGATTGGGTTTGAAGCCAGCGTTTAAGATCGTTACAGTAGCCGGTACTAATGGTAAGGGCTCAACCTGCACGATGTTGTCCCAAATATACCAGCATGCAGGTTATCGTGTCGGTTGTTATACATCACCACACATCTTGCGGTATAACGAGCGTGTGAATGTTGATGGGCAGGAAGTCAGTGATGCGTCTTTATGTGCTGCATTTGCTGCAGTTGAAGAGGCGCGGCAGGGTGGTTCAGATAACGGTGATGCAATATCGCTAACCTATTTTGAAATTGGGACGTTAGCCGCAGTGTGGCATTTTGTTCAAGCCAAAGTTGATGTTGCAATATTGGAAATAGGGCTTGGCGGTAGATTAGATGCTGTTAATGCTTTTGAGCCAGACTGTACGATTGTGACAAATGTAGATTTAGATCATCAGGATATTTTGGGACATACACGAGAGCTGATTGGTTTTGAAAAAGCTGGTGTCTACAGACCTTTCATTCCAGCCATATGTGGTGATATTGACCCACCTGAAACGTTAATCGCTTATGCTAAACAAGTGAAGGCTGATTTGAAATGTATCCATCATGAGTTTGGATATGAACTAGATGATGCTAGTTGGTATTATTTAAGCAATCAACAACGAATGTACCCATTGCCTATCCCTGCATTAAAAGGGCAGTATCAATTAAGTAATGCCGCGTGCGCTGTGACGGCTATCAATGCATTGCAATCAGTGTTGCCGGTGTCTGTGGATGCGATTGCAAAAGCAATCCAAGAGATTAAGCTCGTCGGTAGATTTTATACTGACTCCCGATTCCCTTGGTTGATATTAGATGTTGCCCATAATCCTCATGCCGCAGTTGCTTTAGCAGATAATCTAAAGACGCTTAAGTCAAGCCATATACCTGTCAAGAATAACGCTGAATGTCAGATGCAGGTTACCTCTGTCTTCTCAATGTTGGCAGATAAAGATATCAAGGGTGTGATTGAGGCTTTGAAGGATGAAATAAGCGCTTGGTATGTTGCACCGATTGAACATGTTAGAGGTGCAAGTGTTAGTGCGCTAGTGAACGCGATTAGTGAAGTGATCCCGAATGCGTCAGTGAAAGTGTTTGATAATTTAGGTGATGCTTATTATCAAGCCTATATCGATAGAGAAAGCTGTATAGAACAGCATGAAAATGATAAAATCGTGGCGTTCGGTTCGTTTTTTACAGTGTCTGGTGTGATGCAATATTTAAACGAACATGTAAACACATCCTTAAGGAAGCAGTAA
- the accD gene encoding acetyl-CoA carboxylase, carboxyltransferase subunit beta codes for MGWLNKLPQKIQRVVGADKKTVPEGLWSKCSSCQSVLYRKDLEDNAEVCPKCGYHNRIGARARLAQLLDAEGQFEIGANVQPIDPLKFKDSKSYAERIKESQKAVNEKDALIVMQGSIKSVPAVVAVFEFKFMGGSMGSVVGERFARGVQTAIDNKMAFICISASGGARMQEGLLSLMQMAKTSAALTQLSKAGLPYISVLTDPTMGGVSASFAMLGDVIVAEPQALIGFAGPRVIEQTVRETLPDGFQRAEFLLEHGAIDLIIDRREMRNRLASLLANLMRLPAVA; via the coding sequence ATGGGTTGGTTAAATAAATTACCGCAAAAAATTCAACGTGTTGTTGGGGCAGATAAGAAAACAGTACCAGAAGGTCTTTGGAGCAAGTGTTCATCTTGCCAGTCTGTACTTTATCGTAAAGATCTAGAAGACAATGCGGAAGTATGTCCTAAATGTGGCTACCACAATCGTATAGGCGCGCGTGCACGTTTAGCACAATTGCTGGATGCGGAAGGTCAGTTTGAGATTGGCGCGAACGTGCAGCCAATTGACCCGTTAAAGTTTAAAGATAGCAAAAGCTATGCTGAGCGTATTAAAGAGTCACAAAAAGCAGTCAATGAAAAAGATGCCTTGATTGTGATGCAGGGTAGTATCAAGTCTGTCCCTGCTGTGGTTGCAGTGTTTGAGTTTAAGTTCATGGGTGGTTCAATGGGCTCTGTTGTTGGCGAGCGTTTTGCCCGTGGCGTACAAACTGCGATCGACAACAAAATGGCATTTATCTGTATTTCTGCCAGTGGTGGTGCCCGTATGCAGGAAGGCTTGTTGTCTTTGATGCAAATGGCTAAAACTAGTGCGGCACTAACGCAATTAAGCAAAGCCGGTTTGCCATATATCTCGGTTTTGACAGATCCGACGATGGGTGGCGTTTCTGCTAGTTTTGCCATGTTAGGCGATGTGATTGTTGCAGAGCCGCAGGCTTTGATTGGTTTTGCAGGTCCTCGTGTGATTGAGCAGACGGTTCGTGAGACCTTGCCTGATGGCTTCCAGCGAGCAGAGTTCTTGCTAGAGCATGGTGCAATTGATTTGATTATTGATCGCCGTGAGATGCGTAATCGATTGGCTTCTCTTTTAGCTAATTTAATGCGCTTGCCAGCTGTGGCTTAA
- the trpA gene encoding tryptophan synthase subunit alpha, producing MSRIQTTFATLKQQGKTALIPYITAGDPHPKHTVNLMHTLVKNGADMIELGVPFSDPMADGPVIQRASERALVHKVGLTAVLDMVKEFRLTNQTTPIVLMGYANPIEAIGPTVFADRAKAADVDGVITVDYPPEECGDFVKELRARDIDPVFLLSPTTEPKRVELIVNQASGFVYYVSLKGVTGAANLDIVEVSARVASIRQQTTLPVGVGFGIRDAATAKATAAIADAVVVGSRMVQEIEASNDDNLLENVAALMKELKTAVDAA from the coding sequence ATGTCACGAATTCAAACAACTTTTGCTACTTTAAAACAGCAAGGTAAAACAGCCTTGATTCCCTATATTACGGCAGGTGATCCACATCCTAAACATACCGTTAATTTAATGCACACATTAGTTAAAAATGGTGCAGACATGATTGAGCTTGGCGTACCATTTTCAGATCCGATGGCAGATGGCCCTGTTATTCAGCGCGCTAGTGAGCGTGCTTTAGTGCATAAGGTTGGTTTAACAGCGGTGTTGGATATGGTGAAAGAGTTTCGTCTAACCAATCAAACAACCCCGATTGTTTTAATGGGTTATGCTAACCCGATTGAAGCGATTGGACCTACGGTGTTTGCCGATAGAGCAAAAGCTGCGGATGTTGATGGCGTTATTACCGTGGATTACCCACCAGAAGAGTGTGGTGACTTTGTTAAAGAGTTGCGTGCACGTGATATTGACCCTGTATTTTTATTGTCACCAACCACTGAGCCAAAACGTGTAGAGTTAATCGTTAATCAGGCGAGTGGTTTTGTGTATTATGTGTCGCTTAAAGGCGTTACTGGTGCGGCAAATCTAGATATTGTTGAGGTTTCTGCGCGTGTTGCTTCAATTCGTCAGCAGACAACGCTACCGGTTGGTGTTGGTTTCGGGATTCGTGACGCAGCGACTGCAAAAGCAACGGCAGCCATTGCCGATGCGGTTGTCGTAGGTAGCCGTATGGTGCAGGAGATTGAAGCTTCTAATGATGATAATTTGTTAGAGAATGTCGCTGCACTGATGAAAGAATTAAAAACCGCAGTTGATGCTGCGTAA
- the trpB gene encoding tryptophan synthase subunit beta has protein sequence MQLYDMPDARGHFGQFGGTFVAETLVEALDELRVMYEKYRHDPEFLAEYAYDLKHFVGRPSPIYHAKRLSDQVGGAQIYLKREDLNHTGAHKINNTIGQALLAKRMGKPRVIAETGAGQHGVATATIAARLGLECVVYMGSEDVKRQAPNVFRMKLLGATVVPVESGSKTLKDALNEAMRDWVTNVHNTFYIIGTVAGPHPYPMMVRDFQAVIGVEAKEQMLEMAGRQPDAVVACVGGGSNAMGIFYPYIDVPNVRLIGVEAAGHGIETGMHAAPLTANSPVGVLHGNRTYLMQDADGQIIETHSVSAGLDYPGVGPEHAWLKDIKRAEYVAITDDEAMAAFHNLCRTEGIIPALESSHALAYGQKLAKTMSKDQIVLVNLSGRGDKDINTVAKLANITL, from the coding sequence ATGCAGCTTTATGATATGCCAGATGCACGTGGGCATTTTGGACAGTTCGGTGGTACTTTTGTCGCGGAAACTTTGGTGGAAGCACTTGATGAGTTACGTGTGATGTACGAGAAGTATCGCCATGATCCTGAGTTTTTGGCTGAGTATGCATATGATTTAAAACACTTTGTTGGTCGCCCAAGTCCAATTTACCACGCAAAGCGCTTATCCGACCAAGTTGGCGGAGCTCAAATCTATTTAAAGCGTGAAGACTTAAACCATACGGGTGCGCACAAAATAAACAACACGATTGGCCAAGCGCTGTTAGCTAAACGCATGGGTAAACCTAGAGTGATTGCGGAGACTGGCGCAGGGCAGCATGGTGTTGCTACTGCCACTATTGCAGCACGGTTGGGTTTGGAGTGTGTGGTATACATGGGTAGCGAAGATGTTAAGCGCCAAGCACCAAACGTATTCAGAATGAAATTGTTAGGTGCGACCGTTGTGCCGGTTGAAAGTGGCTCTAAAACGCTTAAAGATGCCCTAAATGAGGCGATGCGTGATTGGGTGACTAACGTACATAATACTTTTTATATTATTGGTACTGTAGCAGGTCCACATCCATATCCAATGATGGTGCGTGATTTCCAAGCGGTGATTGGCGTAGAAGCCAAAGAGCAGATGCTGGAGATGGCAGGACGTCAGCCTGACGCTGTGGTTGCCTGTGTAGGTGGCGGTTCAAATGCCATGGGCATTTTCTACCCGTATATTGATGTGCCTAACGTAAGGTTAATTGGTGTTGAAGCAGCAGGGCATGGCATTGAGACAGGTATGCATGCTGCACCACTCACGGCTAATAGCCCAGTTGGTGTTCTGCATGGTAACCGTACTTACCTAATGCAAGATGCAGATGGTCAGATTATCGAGACGCATTCTGTTTCAGCTGGTTTAGATTACCCCGGTGTTGGCCCTGAGCATGCTTGGCTGAAAGATATTAAACGCGCAGAGTATGTGGCGATTACTGATGATGAAGCAATGGCTGCATTCCATAACCTATGCCGTACTGAAGGTATCATTCCTGCATTGGAGTCTAGCCACGCATTAGCGTATGGACAAAAATTGGCTAAAACCATGAGTAAAGATCAAATAGTGTTGGTTAACTTATCAGGCCGTGGTGATAAAGATATCAACACTGTTGCTAAACTTGCAAACATTACTTTATAA
- a CDS encoding phosphoribosylanthranilate isomerase: MRVRVKICGITRVEDALSAVAHGADAVGLVFYAPSPRAVSIEQAAQIVKQIPAFVSVVGLFVNAEESFVRDVVSNVALDLLQFHGDETPEECACYGLPFIKAIRVKSDTNLVQCAKDYSASRALLLDTYTEGVAGGTGHVFDWGLIPPDLNKPVVLAGGLTAENVALAIQQVKPYAVDVSGGVEASKGIKDAAKIAAFMQQVYL; encoded by the coding sequence TTGAGAGTCAGAGTTAAAATCTGTGGTATCACTAGGGTTGAAGATGCTTTATCTGCTGTGGCGCACGGCGCCGATGCCGTTGGCTTGGTTTTTTATGCGCCTAGCCCAAGAGCTGTATCTATTGAGCAGGCAGCGCAAATCGTCAAACAAATCCCCGCATTTGTTAGCGTGGTAGGCTTATTTGTGAATGCTGAAGAGAGTTTCGTGCGTGATGTGGTGTCGAATGTTGCATTAGATCTACTCCAGTTTCATGGAGATGAAACACCTGAGGAATGCGCGTGTTATGGCTTACCTTTTATCAAGGCAATTCGCGTTAAGTCAGACACAAATTTGGTACAATGTGCGAAAGATTATTCTGCATCTAGGGCCTTGTTGTTAGATACCTATACAGAAGGTGTTGCTGGTGGTACGGGTCATGTGTTTGATTGGGGTTTAATTCCGCCTGATTTAAATAAGCCTGTCGTATTGGCTGGTGGTTTAACCGCAGAAAACGTGGCTTTAGCGATTCAGCAAGTCAAGCCTTATGCCGTTGATGTGAGCGGCGGAGTAGAAGCATCAAAAGGAATTAAAGATGCAGCAAAAATTGCTGCGTTTATGCAACAAGTCTATTTGTAA
- the truA gene encoding tRNA pseudouridine(38-40) synthase TruA, whose product MKIALGVSYDGSRFCGWQSQPSACGVQDALEAAIQSVAQHVVRVHAAGRTDTGVHGLGQVVHFETDANRPLSAWVRGVNAHLPETVRVEWAHEVGEYFHARFSAFNRSYQYLLYNAPVASAIMANKAGWFHLPLDYAAMREAATYLVGEHDFTAFRASECQAKTAVRTLSKAEVLNAGQYFLFNFSANAFLQHQVRNMVGALVYIGKGKYAPSYMQELLQNKDRTLSPPTFSPNGLYLTDVGYDEKWGLPKNTQPGLKILV is encoded by the coding sequence GTGAAGATTGCTTTAGGAGTATCTTACGATGGCTCACGCTTTTGCGGATGGCAGAGTCAGCCTTCAGCTTGTGGTGTGCAAGATGCATTAGAAGCGGCGATTCAGAGTGTTGCGCAACACGTGGTTAGAGTGCATGCTGCAGGCAGAACAGATACAGGTGTTCACGGCCTTGGCCAAGTGGTACATTTTGAAACTGATGCAAATCGTCCCTTGTCTGCGTGGGTGCGAGGGGTTAATGCACATTTGCCTGAAACTGTTAGGGTGGAGTGGGCGCATGAAGTGGGTGAATATTTTCATGCGCGATTTTCTGCATTTAACAGAAGTTATCAGTATTTGTTATACAACGCGCCGGTAGCTTCAGCAATTATGGCTAATAAAGCGGGTTGGTTTCATTTGCCTTTGGATTATGCAGCAATGCGAGAGGCCGCCACATATTTGGTTGGTGAGCATGATTTTACGGCTTTTCGTGCGTCTGAATGCCAAGCAAAAACAGCTGTCAGAACCTTATCAAAAGCTGAGGTTTTAAACGCGGGGCAATACTTTCTATTTAATTTCTCAGCCAACGCCTTTTTGCAGCACCAAGTACGAAATATGGTTGGCGCGTTAGTTTATATTGGAAAAGGTAAATACGCGCCCAGTTATATGCAAGAGTTGTTACAAAATAAAGACCGTACATTGTCTCCACCGACATTCTCTCCCAATGGGTTGTATTTAACTGATGTTGGTTATGATGAAAAGTGGGGATTGCCAAAAAACACTCAGCCAGGCTTGAAAATATTGGTTTAG
- a CDS encoding CbiQ family ECF transporter T component — MHPFVKMLMFLLMLLLAGIVGNQLLILIMLVLSVMAIKLQLKIFFATLRRMRWLSISIFLIYAFGTPGEMVQPFPLSLAPSYEGLHLGLLQISRLLIALAALNVLLATSTKEELMLALYMLLQPLKYAGLDVEKFSVRLLLTLNYVDELAIKGKTSFSFKHFNDIHRELDAMPTVDVVYFENKSFNLVDKITMVVMVFVLGVMITMGA; from the coding sequence ATGCACCCATTTGTTAAGATGTTAATGTTTTTGTTGATGCTGTTACTGGCTGGCATTGTTGGTAATCAGTTGCTAATACTTATCATGCTGGTGCTGTCTGTTATGGCTATTAAGTTACAGCTCAAGATTTTTTTTGCTACATTAAGGCGGATGCGCTGGCTGTCTATCTCAATTTTTCTGATCTATGCTTTTGGTACGCCTGGAGAGATGGTGCAGCCATTTCCACTAAGTCTTGCACCAAGTTATGAAGGCTTGCATCTTGGTTTGTTGCAAATATCAAGGTTGTTGATTGCATTGGCCGCGCTCAACGTGTTGCTTGCGACTTCGACTAAAGAAGAGTTGATGTTGGCATTGTATATGTTGTTGCAGCCATTGAAATATGCTGGTTTAGATGTTGAGAAGTTTTCAGTTCGTTTGTTACTTACGCTTAACTATGTTGATGAGCTTGCTATCAAAGGTAAAACGAGTTTTAGTTTTAAGCACTTTAATGACATACATCGTGAATTGGATGCGATGCCAACTGTGGATGTTGTGTATTTTGAGAATAAATCTTTTAATTTAGTAGATAAAATTACGATGGTTGTGATGGTATTTGTTTTAGGCGTAATGATTACGATGGGGGCATAG